One candidate division WOR-3 bacterium DNA segment encodes these proteins:
- a CDS encoding glycosyltransferase family 1 protein produces MNLLVDASFHTGIRVGIARYIECLVRELSSLCNVTLLTSVPEVFSSVKCNTISIPAWTKSHRGRLLWQFTKLRNYCITDYDLLFCPTPVAPPFCSIPVISVVHDLTPLIAHQLHGSKYKASFLVALKSLAWADYIVADSHYTKQQIIKRGLFPAEKIKVIHLGPGIVESFGNCDLGLEFQPYILYVGGHIPNKNVPRLITAFSQINHPAHTKLVLVGWGTPEQIGLTLATIDRTGIRDRVILMPEISDQELSSLYHHCSLFVFPSLCEGFGLPVLEAMYHGAPIACSYSSSLPEIAANGALYFDPTRTRSIRNTVELLLNNQTLCHQLSSTARKRAQLFSWKNAAQELLQLAGKVVRTR; encoded by the coding sequence ATGAACCTGCTCGTTGATGCCTCATTTCATACCGGCATCAGAGTGGGAATTGCGCGCTATATCGAATGTCTGGTACGGGAATTAAGTTCTCTGTGCAATGTCACGCTGCTTACCTCTGTCCCGGAAGTGTTTTCGAGTGTAAAATGCAACACAATTTCAATCCCCGCATGGACTAAAAGTCACCGTGGCAGGCTGTTGTGGCAATTTACCAAACTGAGAAACTATTGCATAACAGATTATGATCTGCTTTTCTGTCCAACTCCGGTGGCGCCACCATTCTGTTCAATCCCGGTCATATCTGTCGTCCATGATCTGACACCTCTCATTGCCCACCAGCTCCATGGTTCTAAGTATAAAGCAAGCTTTCTGGTCGCACTCAAAAGTCTTGCATGGGCAGATTATATAGTTGCTGATTCTCATTATACGAAACAACAGATTATCAAAAGAGGTTTGTTTCCAGCTGAAAAAATAAAAGTAATTCATCTTGGACCCGGGATCGTTGAATCTTTCGGAAATTGTGACTTGGGGCTCGAATTTCAACCTTATATCTTGTATGTCGGGGGCCATATCCCAAATAAAAATGTTCCCCGACTGATTACAGCCTTTTCCCAAATTAACCATCCTGCTCACACTAAATTGGTGCTCGTTGGCTGGGGGACACCGGAACAGATTGGCTTAACCCTCGCCACCATTGACAGAACAGGCATACGTGACCGCGTCATCCTTATGCCCGAAATATCTGACCAGGAATTATCAAGTCTGTATCACCACTGTTCTCTGTTTGTTTTCCCCTCACTCTGTGAAGGCTTCGGTCTGCCGGTTCTGGAGGCAATGTACCATGGTGCCCCGATCGCCTGTAGTTATTCCTCCAGTTTACCGGAAATTGCTGCTAATGGCGCTCTCTATTTTGATCCGACACGAACAAGAAGCATCCGTAACACGGTTGAATTACTCCTCAACAATCAAACCTTGTGCCATCAATTAAGCAGCACAGCCCGGAAACGTGCTCAATTGTTCTCCTGGAAGAACGCTGCTCAGGAATTATTACAGTTAGCCGGGAAAGTCGTTCGCACCCGCTGA